In Apis cerana isolate GH-2021 linkage group LG5, AcerK_1.0, whole genome shotgun sequence, a single genomic region encodes these proteins:
- the LOC108001292 gene encoding probable E3 ubiquitin-protein ligase MGRN1 isoform X1, producing the protein MGSLTSRQNAGVEEVDIVSNHAYKYPPRSGSYFGSHFIMGGERFDTPQPEAYLFGENADLNFLGSRPTPFPYPPPQANDPTKTLKSLINIRRESLRLIRNVDQTSTSPQCHSVKHYGDGDIDKKSNRYNIEFTFDCDVRCAITIYYFCTEEITTKGVTYIPRDPSMNSETYYYKKGANQLFSQTSHIFDPTIYNKEDLLYNTDREIIPIAIHCIAEEGSDEPKQSHTTIAVVEKHSDGTYVLKALKQKLYVDGLCYLLQEIYGIENKNAENAKQQGSDEDTDDNGSECVICMCDVRDTLILPCRHLCLCNSCADSLRYQANNCPICRAPFRALLQIKALQKTTGAIISNPPLPEGSCENIPAGYEAVSLIEALNGPYIPRTTVLAPETPDIPDTDTASAIQAAETLNRSIERTPVISKHVSSKEADISARTSGTACPTPEFRMSVLLARDEHSGSQKDVHNRSPAMRIKPSGHLREKVVLRSRDTLRLVNEKQPVSLYEGQGQDEDSEAEKLSPLLDAATSTEALDNNSHGICDIDIDDEMQNTENENDVDITCHSH; encoded by the exons ATGGGTTCACTAACGAGTCGACAAAATGCTGGTGTAGAAGAAGTTGATATTGTTTCAAATCATGCATATAAATATCCTCCTCGTTCAG gaaGTTATTTTGGCAGTCATTTCATAATGGGTGGTGAACGATTTGATACACCTCAACCAGAAGCATATCTCTTTGGAGAAAATGCTGATTTGAATTTCTTAGGAAGTCGTCCAACACCT tttccaTATCCTCCACCACAAGCCAATGATCCtactaaaacattaaaaagcttaataaatataagaagagAATCATTAAGATTAATTCGCAATGTTGATCAAACTTCTACTTCTCCTCAATGTCACAGTGTAAAACATTATGGAGATGGAGATATAGATAAGAAATCAAAtcgttataatattgaatttacatTTGATTGCGATGTAAGATGtgcaattacaatatattatttttgcactGAAGAAATCACAACAAAAGGAGTTac ataTATACCAAGGGATCCCTCTATGAATTctgaaacatattattataagaaaggtgccaatcaattattttctcaaacaTCACATATATTTGATCcaacaatatataacaaagaagatttattatacaatactgACAGGGaa ataataccAATAGCAATTCATTGTATAGCAGAGGAAGGTTCAGATGAACCAAAACAATCTCATACAACTATTGCAGTTGTTGAAAAACATTCAGATGGAACATATGTATTAAAAGCTCTTAAACAAAAACTCTATGTTGATGGTCTTTGTTACTTGCTTCAAGAGATATatggaattgaaaataaaaatgctgAAAATGCAaag caaCAAGGAAGTGATGAAGATACAGATGATAATGGATCAGAATGTGTTATTTGTATGTGTGATGTACGAGACACTTTAATATTACCATGTAGACATTTATGTCTATGTAATAGTTGCGCAGATTCTCTTCGATATCAAGCAAATAATTGTCCAATATGTCGAGCTCCTTTTAGAGCTCTTCTTCAAATTAAAGCTCTTCAAAAAACAACTGGAGCTATTATATCAAATCCACCATTACcagaa GGAAGTTGTGAAAATATACCAGCTGGATATGAAGCTGTATCATTGATAGAAGCTTTAAATGGTCCATACATTCCAAGAACTACTGTTCTTGCTCCAGAAACTCCAGATATTCCTGATACAGATACAGCTAGTGCAATCCAAGCAGCTGAAACATTAAAtag GTCAATAGAACGTACACCTGTCATATCAAAACATGTATCTTCAAAAGAAGCAGATATATCTGCAAGAACTAGTGGAACTGCATGTCCTACTCCAGAATTTCGAATGTCTGTTTTATTAGCTAGAGATGAACATTCAGGATCACAAAAAGATGTACACAATCGATCTCCAGCAATGAGAATAAAACCTTCTGGTCATTTACGGGAAAAAGTAGTATTACGATCACGAGACACTCTTAGACTTGTTAATGAAAAACAACCAGTATCTCTTTATGAG ggACAAGGACAAGACGAAGATAGTGAAGCAGAAAAATTGTCTCCATTATTAGATGCAGCAACTAGTACAGAGGCACTTGATAATAATAGTCATGGAATATGTGATATAGATATTGATGATGAAATGCAAAatacagaaaatgaaaatgatgttGATATTACATGTCATTCGCATTAA
- the LOC108001292 gene encoding E3 ubiquitin ligase Rnf157 isoform X2, with amino-acid sequence MGSLTSRQNAGVEEVDIVSNHAYKYPPRSGSYFGSHFIMGGERFDTPQPEAYLFGENADLNFLGSRPTPFPYPPPQANDPTKTLKSLINIRRESLRLIRNVDQTSTSPQCHSVKHYGDGDIDKKSNRYNIEFTFDCDVRCAITIYYFCTEEITTKGVTYIPRDPSMNSETYYYKKGANQLFSQTSHIFDPTIYNKEDLLYNTDREIIPIAIHCIAEEGSDEPKQSHTTIAVVEKHSDGTYVLKALKQKLYVDGLCYLLQEIYGIENKNAENAKQQGSDEDTDDNGSECVICMCDVRDTLILPCRHLCLCNSCADSLRYQANNCPICRAPFRALLQIKALQKTTGAIISNPPLPEGSCENIPAGYEAVSLIEALNGPYIPRTTVLAPETPDIPDTDTASAIQAAETLNRSIERTPVISKHVSSKEADISARTSGTACPTPEFRMSVLLARDEHSGSQKDVHNRSPAMRIKPSGHLREKVVLRSRDTLRLVNEKQPVSLYEVFC; translated from the exons ATGGGTTCACTAACGAGTCGACAAAATGCTGGTGTAGAAGAAGTTGATATTGTTTCAAATCATGCATATAAATATCCTCCTCGTTCAG gaaGTTATTTTGGCAGTCATTTCATAATGGGTGGTGAACGATTTGATACACCTCAACCAGAAGCATATCTCTTTGGAGAAAATGCTGATTTGAATTTCTTAGGAAGTCGTCCAACACCT tttccaTATCCTCCACCACAAGCCAATGATCCtactaaaacattaaaaagcttaataaatataagaagagAATCATTAAGATTAATTCGCAATGTTGATCAAACTTCTACTTCTCCTCAATGTCACAGTGTAAAACATTATGGAGATGGAGATATAGATAAGAAATCAAAtcgttataatattgaatttacatTTGATTGCGATGTAAGATGtgcaattacaatatattatttttgcactGAAGAAATCACAACAAAAGGAGTTac ataTATACCAAGGGATCCCTCTATGAATTctgaaacatattattataagaaaggtgccaatcaattattttctcaaacaTCACATATATTTGATCcaacaatatataacaaagaagatttattatacaatactgACAGGGaa ataataccAATAGCAATTCATTGTATAGCAGAGGAAGGTTCAGATGAACCAAAACAATCTCATACAACTATTGCAGTTGTTGAAAAACATTCAGATGGAACATATGTATTAAAAGCTCTTAAACAAAAACTCTATGTTGATGGTCTTTGTTACTTGCTTCAAGAGATATatggaattgaaaataaaaatgctgAAAATGCAaag caaCAAGGAAGTGATGAAGATACAGATGATAATGGATCAGAATGTGTTATTTGTATGTGTGATGTACGAGACACTTTAATATTACCATGTAGACATTTATGTCTATGTAATAGTTGCGCAGATTCTCTTCGATATCAAGCAAATAATTGTCCAATATGTCGAGCTCCTTTTAGAGCTCTTCTTCAAATTAAAGCTCTTCAAAAAACAACTGGAGCTATTATATCAAATCCACCATTACcagaa GGAAGTTGTGAAAATATACCAGCTGGATATGAAGCTGTATCATTGATAGAAGCTTTAAATGGTCCATACATTCCAAGAACTACTGTTCTTGCTCCAGAAACTCCAGATATTCCTGATACAGATACAGCTAGTGCAATCCAAGCAGCTGAAACATTAAAtag GTCAATAGAACGTACACCTGTCATATCAAAACATGTATCTTCAAAAGAAGCAGATATATCTGCAAGAACTAGTGGAACTGCATGTCCTACTCCAGAATTTCGAATGTCTGTTTTATTAGCTAGAGATGAACATTCAGGATCACAAAAAGATGTACACAATCGATCTCCAGCAATGAGAATAAAACCTTCTGGTCATTTACGGGAAAAAGTAGTATTACGATCACGAGACACTCTTAGACTTGTTAATGAAAAACAACCAGTATCTCTTTATGAGGTATTCTGTTAA
- the LOC108001312 gene encoding pleckstrin homology domain-containing family J member 1 translates to MKFNEKELAEASNGPADIEGRLNHKRAHKSGFKEKWFKLRCNLLFYFNINELGQIDTKQPAGVIILENYSINLDAASEGVFAFSIAFRDEYEKRHILSGRSESQVEQWVNALKQASYEYWRFRLIVLQEKLCKKTGIDPLLMYPRNQGIIRDEAWEAVSTFRSHVRSFTTSVVTSTALNTVTKEMNLIEF, encoded by the exons atgaaatttaatgaaaaagaactTGCAGAAGCAAGTAATGGTCCCGCTGACATTGAAGGTCGTTTAAATCATAAACGAGCACACAAATCAg GATTCAAGGAAAAATGGTTCAAATTGAGATGTAACTTATTGttctatttcaatattaatgaattaggACAAATTGATACTAAGCAACCAGCAggtgtaattattttagaaaattatagtattaatCTTGATGCTGCTTCTGAAGGTGTTTTTGCATTTAGTATAGCATTTCGagatgaatatgaaaaaagacaTATTTTAAGTGGTCGTTCAGAATCTCAAGTTGAACAATGGGTCAATGCACTTAAACAAGCAAGCTATGAATATTGGAGATTTCGTTTAATAGTacttcaagaaaaattatgcaaGAAAACAGGAATAGATCCTTTGCTTATGTATCCACGAAATCAAGGAATTATTAGAGATGAAGCATGGGAAGCTGTATCAACTTTTCGATCTCACGTACGCTCTTTTACTACATCAGTTGTAACATCAACAGCATTAAATACAGTAACAAAAGAAATGaacttaattgaattttaa
- the LOC108001290 gene encoding translocon-associated protein subunit delta, translating into MMKQFIILFTLLIICGISEIFGETCQKPEVIASAYITEDATILTNIAFTTQFVLKCSNGIKGITLYAEVDGKSLPAARLSSDNKYQVSWTEDIKKVHSGDYHIKLYDEERYAAIRKALRNGEDSNNVKPLVVVVLNNPGIYRGPWVNSELLAVLLAALVSYSAFSSKFKLLA; encoded by the exons ATGATGaaacaattcataattttatttactcttctaataatttgtggaatttctgaaatttttggTGAAACTTGTCAAAAACCTGAAGTTATTGCATCTGCATATATCACAGAAGATGCAACAATCTTAACAAACATAGCATTTACAACACAATTTGTACTTAAATGTAGTAATGGTATAAAAGGTATTACATTATATGCAGAAGTTGATGGAAAATCATTACCAGCTGCTAGATTAAGTTCAGATAACAAATATCAG gtaTCTTGGacagaagatataaaaaaagtacattCTGGagattatcatataaaattatatgatgaaGAAAGATATGCAGCTATACGTAAAGCATTAAGAAATGGAGAAGATTCAAATAATGTGAAACCTTTAGTTGTTGTAGTACTTAATAATCCAGGCATATATCGTGGACCTTGGGTTAACTCTGAACTTCTTGCTGTTCTTTTAGCTGCTTTAGTATCATATTCTGCCTTTTCTTCAAAGTTTAAGCTTCTtgcttaa
- the LOC108001289 gene encoding proteasome assembly chaperone 2 isoform X1, with product MIKILEEINLENYTLILPSVAVGNIGQLCIDLLISNLNLHKIGSLWNSMFLPICGLNPYDKNSNSLCTTGDFYVGTYNIILLQLRSPYVGNLNNFFDELIQFIQHKKICKIIILTSSYDYECINGSETKSLRYLSSDNFLLNNEKLLKILSWKRHIKNITKDSIEECYISGGGFANSFYKHLKSMEICCTILFCYCSEGDNVSDALVLFNGLNEWLNLISDIDNNSIKYPPSWEYFFGNPPSSDIY from the exons atgataaaaatactgGAAGAAATTAACCTTGAAAATTATACTCTAATACTTCCTTCAGTGGCTGTTGGAAATATTGGACAATTATGCATTGATTtgttaatatctaatttaaatttgcacaaAATTGGAAGTTTATGGAATTCTATGTTTCTCCCAATCTGTGGACTTAATccttatgataaaaattctaattctctTTGTACTACTGGTGACTTTTATGTTGGaacatataacataattcttttacaattaCGTTCACCTTATGttggtaatttaaataatttctttgatgaattaatacaatttattcaacataaaaaaatttgcaag ataataattttaaccagCAGTTATGATTACGAGTGCATAAATGGATCAGAAACTAAAAGCTTAAGATATCTTTCttcagataattttttattaaataatgagaaacttcttaaaattctttcttggaaaagacatataaaaaatataacaaaggaTTCTATAGAAGAATGTTACATTTCAGGTGGTGGATTTGCAAATAGTTTTTACAAGCATCTCAAATCAATGGAAATTTGTTGTACAATACTTTTTTGTTATTGCTCAGAAGGAGATAATGTTTCCGATGCATTAGTACTTTTCAATGGATTGAATGAATGGTTGAATTTAATAAGTGATATTGATAATAACAGTATTAAATATCCACCTTCTTGGGAATATTTTTTCGGCAATCCACCTTCttctgatatatattaa
- the LOC108001289 gene encoding proteasome assembly chaperone 2 isoform X2 produces MIKFLICSFKYYIYIFIHHKNFYLMNFINKIVAVGNIGQLCIDLLISNLNLHKIGSLWNSMFLPICGLNPYDKNSNSLCTTGDFYVGTYNIILLQLRSPYVGNLNNFFDELIQFIQHKKICKIIILTSSYDYECINGSETKSLRYLSSDNFLLNNEKLLKILSWKRHIKNITKDSIEECYISGGGFANSFYKHLKSMEICCTILFCYCSEGDNVSDALVLFNGLNEWLNLISDIDNNSIKYPPSWEYFFGNPPSSDIY; encoded by the exons atgataaaatttttaatatgttcatttaaatattatatttatatttttatacatcataagaatttttatttaatgaattttattaataaaatag TGGCTGTTGGAAATATTGGACAATTATGCATTGATTtgttaatatctaatttaaatttgcacaaAATTGGAAGTTTATGGAATTCTATGTTTCTCCCAATCTGTGGACTTAATccttatgataaaaattctaattctctTTGTACTACTGGTGACTTTTATGTTGGaacatataacataattcttttacaattaCGTTCACCTTATGttggtaatttaaataatttctttgatgaattaatacaatttattcaacataaaaaaatttgcaag ataataattttaaccagCAGTTATGATTACGAGTGCATAAATGGATCAGAAACTAAAAGCTTAAGATATCTTTCttcagataattttttattaaataatgagaaacttcttaaaattctttcttggaaaagacatataaaaaatataacaaaggaTTCTATAGAAGAATGTTACATTTCAGGTGGTGGATTTGCAAATAGTTTTTACAAGCATCTCAAATCAATGGAAATTTGTTGTACAATACTTTTTTGTTATTGCTCAGAAGGAGATAATGTTTCCGATGCATTAGTACTTTTCAATGGATTGAATGAATGGTTGAATTTAATAAGTGATATTGATAATAACAGTATTAAATATCCACCTTCTTGGGAATATTTTTTCGGCAATCCACCTTCttctgatatatattaa
- the LOC108001402 gene encoding SR-related and CTD-associated factor 4, which produces MEAVKAFNAELSALYDVKPPISKAKMNSLTRGAIKAIKFYKHVVQSVEKFIQKCKPEYKVPGLYVIDSIVRQSRHQFGVEKDVFAPRFAKNMQTTFLNLLKCPQEDKSKVIRVLNLWQKNAVFPSEVIQPLFDLADPNHPIHKEQVVNTNGTLNISSTNNVSNTGTSIKTPPLTAKNAVKDQKIFSSAKPIDPAWLAQTKMETANIVNANKLLGQSNSNQMDASFLDQLQHLQQLLLKKQESNEQKSSVKFDKKLLDFDYGEEEDDDVVVANSPAATTTSNTGQHNTLSTGNSLESLGLLLTNPEVLRQLQTLQQTMQGSTSSQHETEEKMRKLQQMKQQEEEFDKHLAQTVPNLPFASECELKPSDILKPSQQSTYTTNVNSGVIQDMSQPPPGYPPALPYASQPLSNIRQINQQTHQNQKSPLLDERQDTQDYSGNGARRDSSSVEIVNCENTRSQSRSPDRYRHHSRSRSPRHRDRDRDRDRDRDRDRDRDRDRKSRSRSRSRRRRSRSRDRGRDRKREDSREKMTEEEREKERERRKRGLPPIVRDKLSVCSTTLWVGHLSKLVHQEELSDTFGEFGDIVSIDLISPRGCAFICMNRRQDAYRALTKLKNHKMQGKAITLAWAPGKGVKGKEWKDYWEVELGVSYIPWNKLVNVTDQDLELLEEGGMIDEDTLPPNLKGKLKHSGTADVLQQQLQLQQQALVAATGIPNLADGMVNVMQPSTSAQQQQSQQQTQQQGQQQQQVIDTSQPPPIRPPTSAALLAPPNTQLQMMPPAFTMPGVPRMIGPMGLPMAHSLMPNVPIGVPPPNMQSLLGPPGMMQTMLTPPVNSPFGASVGVGLLTQIPLPAPAAPSDKPNSTGMPHNVPPIGVPPPTTETGMPNLPMLRQPYGVGPSAPLQMQLPQQHSGDDMDVEMEDAMPQNSNGAKNKNNLTEQQLPQNEERIESDQQVEPRDYKERERDRENRERRDRETHLSHRDREGNDSRMDRGRDRGRGRDRGRDRRRDLRDRDRDDRRERENRENREGNPQTQNLQENESTPKKDSKPSLADRLRQLADGTLPLEDRVDRIIPRNRQERDRSDRNFDDSRSTRGEPLSSLMDLPKFGLPQERSDFPARPPDFRNPQDPREYQQQRDRQNFGRSHRGSQIHEEFMDVPRLQGGIYQEEFDNRIHGQQRVEDFGRLGPLREQREEFDRSEVRGRRPLDDRDRFDYEIRRDGFDPRLQDNFDPRGHLDRGDFEPRRREFFGIDPIFGMPPIMGPRGPRPGHPDGFGPRPTPLGVRGPGPLMFHPRGLGPRPLRPGMRPFGPRGPPFDPRESDAFFRPPFDDIRPHVRPPFGPMGPPSIIPPESAVPWRNQELPPGSWSSDSENHLQRDNLRDKKGNNKHSSNMERENRNRGRKSRWANVSPSGEEVEESKEQESISTNVEEKEPIKEEEIVKEEEKEEIGIKEIISNEQKEELKETIEANQEVIEMKKEEEEDRRDS; this is translated from the exons ATGGAAGCGGTTAAGGCATTTAACGCAGAG cTTTCAGCTTTGTATGATGTCAAACCACCAATTTCAAAAGCTAAAATGAATTCTTTAACTAGGGGTGCAATTaaagcaattaaattttataaacatgttGTGCAAagtgttgaaaaatttattcaaaaa TGTAAACCAGAATACAAAGTGCCCGGATTGTATGTTATTGATTCAATTGTACGCCAATCTAGACATCAGTTTGGAGTAGAGAAAGATGTTTTTGCTCCACGCTTTGCTAAGAACATGCAAACTACTTTcttaaatcttttgaaatgtCCTCAAGAAGATAAAAGTAAAGTAATAAGAGTTTTAAATCTTTGGCAAAAAAATGCAGTTTTTCCTTCAGAAGTAATACAACCTTTATTTGATCTTGCGGATCCAAATCATCCAATACATAAAGAACAAGTAGTTAATACTAATG gtacattgaatatttcttcaacAAATAATGTTAGTAATACTGGTACTTCTATAAAAACTCCACCTTTAACTGCAAAAAATGCAgtaaaagatcaaaaaatattttcttctgcaAAACCAATTGATCCTGCTTGGCTTGCACAAACAAAAATGGAGACAGCAAATATAGTTAATGCTAATAAACTTTTA gggcaatcaaattcaaatcaaatggATGCTTCTTTTCTTGATCAATTACAACATTTACaacaattgttattaaaaaagcaAGAATCGAATGAACAAAAAAGTTctgtaaaatttgataaaaaactcTTAGATTTTGATTATggtgaagaagaagatgatgaTGTTGTTGTTGCTAATTCgccagcagcaacaacaacatcTAATACTGGTCAACATAATACACTTTCAACTGGAAATAGTCTAGAAAGTCTTGGACTTCTTTTAACAAATCCAGAg gtTTTGAGACAACTTCAAACATTACAACAAACAATGCAAGGAAGTACTTCTTCACAACATgaaacagaagaaaaaatgCGAAAGCTTCAACAAATGAAAcagcaagaagaagaatttgataAGCATTTAGCTCAAACTGTTCCT aatttaCCATTTGCGTCAGAATGTGAATTAAAACCTTCGGATATCTTGAAACCAAGTCAACAAAGTACATATACAACAAATGTAAATAGCGGCGTCATACAAGATATGAGTCAACCACCTCCTGGTTATCCACCAGCTCTACCATATGCCTCTCAAcctttatcaaatattaggCAGATAAATCAACAAACgcatcaaaatcaaaaaagtcCGCTTCTGGATGAACGGCAAGACACACAAGATTATTCTGG AAATGGCGCAAGACGAGATAGTAGCAGTgtagaaattgtaaattgtgaaaatacAAGATCACAAAGTAGATCGCCTGATCGATACAGACATCATAGTCGTTCTAGATCACCAAGAcatagagatagagatagagatagagatagagatagagatcgagatcgagatcgagaCAGAGATAGAAAATCTCGATCAAGAAGTAGATCTAGAAGAAGaag ATCTAGATCAAGAGATAGAGGTCGTGACAGAAAACGAGAGGATAGTCGAGAAAAAATGACTGAAGaagaacgagaaaaagaaagagaaagacgtAAACGAGGATTGCCACCAATTGTGAGAGATAAATTAAGTg tTTGTAGTACTACTCTTTGGGTAGgacatttatcaaaattggTACATCAAGAAGAACTTTCAGATACGTTTGGAGAATTTGGTGACATTGTTAgtatagatttaatttcacCTAGAGGTTGCGCCTTTATATGTATGAATAGAAGACAAGATGCATACCGGGCTCTTACTAAgcttaaaaatcataaaatgcaAGGAAAAGCAATCACT ttagCTTGGGCACCAGGAAAAGGAGTAAAAGGAAAGGAATGGAAAGATTATTGGGAAGTTGAATTAGGAGTTAGTTATATTCCTTGGAATAAATTAGTTAATGTTACTGATCAAGATTTAGAACTATTAGAAGAAGGAGGTATGATTGATGAGGACACTCTACCGCCCAATTTAaaag GTAAATTAAAGCATTCCGGAACTGCAGATGTGCTCCAACAACAGTTGCAATTACAACAACAAGCATTAGTTGCAGCTACTGGAATACCAAATTTAGCAGATGGTATGGTAAATGTAATGCAACCTTCAACTAGCGCTCAACAGCAACAATCTCAACAGCAAACTCAGCAACAAggtcaacaacaacaacaagtaATTGATACAAGTCAACCTCCACCAATTAGACCTCCTACATCAGCTGCGCTTTTAGCACCACCAAATACACAATTACAGATGATGCCACCTGCTTTCACAATGCCAGGAGTTCCTC gTATGATTGGACCAATGGGATTACCAATGGCACATAGTTTAATGCCAAATGTTCCCATAGGTGTGCCACCTCCAAATATGCAAAGTTTATTAGGACCACCAGGAATGATGCAAACTATGTTAACGCCACCTGTAAATTCTCCATTTGGAGCAAGTGTTGGCGTTGGTTTATTAACTCAAATTCCTTTACCAGCTCCAGCAGCACCTTCTGATAAACCTAATTCTACtg gtATGCCACATAATGTTCCTCCGATAGGAGTTCCACCGCCAACAACGGAAACAGGAATGCCAAATTTACCAATGTTACGTCAACCATATGGTGTAGGACCTTCTGCACCCTTACAAATGCAACTACCTCAACAACATTCTGGTGATGATATGGATGTGGAAATGGAAGATGCAATGCCACAAAATTCAAACGGagcaaagaataaaaataatttaactgaaCAACAACTTCCACAAAATGAAGAGCGAATAGAATCTGATCAACAAGtagaa cctCGAGAttataaagaaagagaaagagatcgtgaaaatagagaaagaagagatagAGAAACACATTTATCGCATAGAGATAGAGAAGGTAATGATTCTAGAATGGATCGTGGAAGAGACAGAGGTAGAGGAAGAGATAGAGGACGTGATCGCAGAAGAGATCttagagatagagatagagatgatagaagagaaagagaaaacagAGAAAATCGGGAAGGAAATCCACAAACTCAAAATCTTcag gAAAACGAATCTACTCCAAAAAAAGATAGCAAACCAAGTTTAGCAGATCGTTTGCGTCAATTGGCTGATGGTACACTGCCGCTTGAAGATCGTGTTGATCGAATAATTCCTCGTAATCGTCAAGAACGAGATAGATCTGATAGAAATTTTGATGATTCTCGATCAACACGTGGAGaacctctttcttctttgatGGATTTACCAAAATTTGGTTTACCTCAAGAAAGAAGTGATTTCCCAGCTCGACCACCAGATTTTCGTAATCCACAAGATCCAAGAGAATATCAACAACAAAGAGATAGACAAAATTTTGGAAGAAGTCACAGAGGATCACAGATACACGAGGAATTTATGGATGTTCCAAGGTTGCAAGGAGGAATATATCAAGAAGAATTTGATAATAGAATACATGGACAGCAAAGAGTAGAAGATTTTGGAAGACTTGGACCACTCAGAGAACAaag agagGAATTCGATAGATCTGAAGTACGAGGAAGAAGACCACTTGATGATCGAGATCGATTTGATTATGAAATAAGACGAGATGGTTTTGATCCGCGACTTCAAGATAATTTCGATCCAAGAGGGCATCTTGACCGAGGTGATTTTGAACCTAGGAGACGAGAATTTTTTGGAATCGATCCTATATTTGGAATGCCACCAATCATGGGACCTAGAGGTCCAAGACCCGGACATCCTGATGGATTTGGACCACGTCCAACTCCCTTAGGAGTTCGCGGACcag gtCCATTAATGTTCCATCCGCGAGGCTTGGGACCCCGTCCTCTTCGTCCTGGAATGAGGCCTTTCGGACCTCGTGGACCACCATTCGATCCCCGAGAATCAGATGCCTTTTTTAGACCTCCCTTTGATGATATTCGTCCCCATGTCAGACCACCTTTTGGACCTATGGGTCCACCATCTATTATTCCTCCAGAATCTGCTGTTCCCTGGAGAAATCAGGAACTTCCTCCTGGTTCTTGGTCTTCTGACTCAGAGAATCACTTACAAAGAGATAATCTTAGAGATAAAAAaggtaataataaacattcaaGTAACATGGAAAGAGAAAATCGAAATAGGGGACGAAAATCAAGATGGGCTAATGTAAGTCCATCTGGAGAAGAAGTGGAAGAATCAAAAGAACAAGAATCAATATCTACAAatgttgaagaaaaagaacctataaaggaagaggaaatagtgaaagaagaggaaaaagaagaaattggaataaaggaaataatctCTAATgaacaaaaagaagaattaaaagaaacgattGAGGCAAATCAAGAAGTCATTGAaatgaagaaggaagaagaagaggatcgCAGGGATTCTTAG